The Chelonoidis abingdonii isolate Lonesome George chromosome 23, CheloAbing_2.0, whole genome shotgun sequence genomic sequence TAGACCCTGATtgttagtgtctagcaaagttatgaattaaaGCTTGTCTTTGAAAGGTGTGGTGCAGGTTTCCTTTCAGGATGAGGAATAAGTCAGACAGGCAGTGACtgctctgtgaaaagtgttcacccatgggtgacagggtggttttgtcttttatcatttttccagTGTGAGTTCCTtcgagtgtagtgattgtctggtatCACCCACATAGTTGATGGGGCAtctgatgcactggatgaggtacaccaaaGGCTCTTCCACCAATAAAAGAAAgatcttacctcacccaccttgtctgtctcataTATGCTTAAGCAGCTTGGCTTCAGGTTGCATGCCTGGGAGTTTAAAGAGCCAAAAAAGTCCATTTTAACTTCAGATTTTAAAGATTCTTTTGCTTTCAAGTGTGCTATCACTCAGGGTGGAATTAAGAGTCAATCAAGCCATTTGTTACTAAGGTTCATTACATTGTTTGGATTATAGATGTCAGTTTACTGCAGATTTTCACCCTGGGCACATTTAATGctgaataataatattttgcactcctATGGTACCTTCCAttcagggatctcaaagcactttacaaacatcatgGAGCAAATCATGGTCTATGCACAGCCCAGGTAATTGGTTCTGCTGCTTCAGGGCCTTGCACAGCCACAGAGCATGCATGTGTAAGAGTGGGGGCAAAAGGGGGTTTACTCCGACTGATTCAAGTCTCACAGTACCCCCAAGGTAGGtatttttcccattttacagatgcagacagtAAGGCGCTTTGGCCCAGACCCTCCAAGATATTTAGGATCCtaactttcattgaaatcaggagcctgaatacctttaaaatcaATAAACATTAAATACTGTTGTGGATCTGGACCATAATGTATAAGTGACTTGTTCCCTAGTCCCATAGTGACAGAGTTGGGGAATAAGATTTAAAAGTCCTTGGTGTTAATCTCATTTGACCAATGGGGACTTTAGAGTTTATGCGCATACACATTTGTTCTCAGAGACTCCTGTGGCAAGCAGCCAAAGCCATGGCAGAGACACTCTTGCCATCCAGCAACCCCTGCTCCAGATGCTTGTGCATAGTAAATAAAAGACCAGACAACTCACCCCTatgtcctgtgcagctgcaaagaAAAAGGAATCTGGTCAGAAAACAGTCTGCTGCATTTTGTACTGACATTTTTCTGTATGAATGTCCCCAGGCCAAGTCCTGCCCTTAGACGCATGCACAGCTCTCTGCGATTCAGGGGGGCCATGTGGGTGCACATCCACAGAACatggccccactgtgctgggaCTGCGCTTTGCACTTCACTTAGCAGCATCTTGAGGAATCACCCCGCTGGGAGAGGAAGGTGGTTAGGTGACAATGCTAATCCAATGTGACTTTGGGCTCCAACAATGATCTGCATTGATACATCACCTAACCGCTAGGGATCCCAAAGAGTTTTGCAAACAGCAAATCACACATCCCTATAAGGAGGGCATTATGTCAAACAGCTACTCtagggggaggcaacctatggcacgtgagctgattttcagtagcactcacacggcctgggtcctggccaccggtccggggggctctgcattttaatttaattttaaatgaagcttcttacacattttaaaaaccttatttactttacatacaacaatagtttagctctatattatagacttatagaaagagaccttctaaaaacgttaaaatgtatgactggcacgtgaaaccttaaatcagagtgaataaatgaagacttggcacagcacttctgaaaggttgctggccCCTGAGCTACTCTATGGCACAGGGAAATTGAGCGATTTGCCAAAATTCACACCTCtggtcattggcagagctgagaatattatcaaggagtcctgattcccagcctccAGCTATAACCAGTAAACAATGTTCTTTGACCTGAGATCATGCTCTTCTCTTGGTGGATAAACGATGGGGCAAAACTGAGATGCTTATTTCTGCAGCAGGAACCAGTTCTGAGTAAAGCCCAAACTCCCGTTCCATTAACATCACCGCTCCCGCAGCAAATGAAGAGGGAACTTTGCAAGCACATATCAGATACAAGCAGGAAAGATCATAAGCAGGGGAGAACTGGTTCGGGTTCCTTGGAGAATGTGAACAGCTGGTATTTCTAGCCTCTGGGGAATCTGGCCTGAGAAAAAGACCAGTTTTAGCCATGAGTTGGGGAGGGACAGGATCCTCTCGAGCTGGGCACTGCAGCTGGTGCTAAAGCACAGCACCCTGGTCTGGGACCAGCCAGCTCACCTCAAAGTAGGTCAAATTTAGGGCCAGTGGATATTAAAGGCAACCCTGTAAAGAAGAGAGATTTAGACTCTCAGAGGGATTCTCAGTATGAAGAGGCAATTCCAGTTACAGGTTGGCATGTTCCAGGGTGAATCAAAGACCATTGTGCCAAATACGAACTCAGCCAGTCTGACTCCTTTAGAGACCCTTTGACGGGTTTCACAGGTCCCATGCTTCTCTTACTTACGTGTTAATCcatctttcctcttcttcctcctccataaAAAGTACACTGCTACAGCCACCACAAGTACAATTAAAACTAAAAAGACAATTATCAATGCCATCCCTGTGGCAGAAAGGCCTCTTTTTACACAAACTGCATCAGAAGTGGCTGTCCCAGCCTTTCCTTCGGTCATCCCTTCCTCTTCACACCTAAGACGAAGGAAGACATGTTAGTAAACATGTCAGCATATCCACAGCCTTCTAATGGTCTTAATATAGTGGATCAAATATGATAAGACCCCATCCagattctgggcctgatcctgcagtctggGGACAGGCCAAATTCCCACACATTTcaaggctgcaggatcaggccctttgagcGGTAGACGCCTGCACATTGGAAAATTATGTTATAAGGTTCCAAATTTTTAACAGAACATAGGATTAGactgaaaaatacaaatacaataaattCACTGTACTGACCTCAGAAGTTTTTACTCGCCCACACCTCAGCGCAGGGTTCTGTGTTTTCAATGGCAGTGTCACTGAGGTACCCAAGCAGCACAGGAAGTGGTGTTCCCACGCTGACTTGGGTACGCCTCACCAGGAGTGGAAGTtagttaaaggacttactggtaagccagagtcctgagcaggggggcagggcctttaaattcccaggccctttaaattgctgccagagccacGCTGCTAGAGCCCTGAGGTAGCAGCAGTGGActggggctccagcggtgatttaaagggcccaggctccgGGCTACTGCCACAtaaccccgggccctttaaatcacagagCCTCAGGGGCTCccatctgctgctgctaccccagggctccagcagcggggctcaggaGGCAATTtacagggcccggggctctggccgctgctgggagccccaggctaTTTAAATCGacagcctggggaagccagtaCAGTCGACGGGGTACCAGCTCTTGCTGCTACGCCGTACCATACAGtatcagcttactttcacctctgctcctcaGACAATCATCCATAGCACAGCAGACCCTAACTGAGCcgaagggccagattcaccactgctctacagccccTTTGCACTGTTTGTGTGACAGGCGGTCTGTGTGGTTGGGATGGGACCTTCACCTGGCACAGGTGGACCATAGTGGCACAGGGAGCAGGCCAGCGATGGATTGGCCCAGGAAGGGGGCACAGCCAGGGCAGTTCTACCCCCCATTCATGGCCCCTAGGGGGCTGTGGTCACTGGTAAACCTCAGAACTGACCTAGCCTGCATCAGGAGCTGAACTGGCCCCCAGATGCCCACGCCAAGGAGGCAGAAAGGTCTTTAGGACGTGGTGGATAATCAAAGAAGGAGCCGACTTACAACTCTTAATTCTAAAATGTGCCATATGTATTTGCAATCTGTGTTCTGTGAGGGGCAAACCCTACCTGCTGCTGTGCAGCCATGGGGCTCTCTGGCCATGGAACTGTTACACTGCAGGGGTGGCAAGTCCCAGTATGGTCCAGGACCTGATTCCACACAGTCTCTCTGCCATGTCACCGGGCTCTGTGCAGGGAGGACCTGGCAGAGGGGGCTGCATCCCATGTCACGTTCATAAACAGCCCCGAGGTGAATCCAGCCCTCACGGAGAGGGCCCAGGGTACAGAAAGAGATTCCTGGGGAAAGGATTTCCCCAACACACAGCTCACAGCCCTACTGATTTAAGGTTACGTTTCCCAGCTACTGAACTTCAGGGCATCTCTAAGCAGGTCTGATATAGCCGCAAAATTCAAGTACAAAAAAATAATGATGAATGAAAGAAGAGAACGCAGCATGTAAAGTCGGTGCAAGGGAAAAGGCCACGTGTAGTCAGAGTCACCTACTTGGTCCATGGCTGACAGCTGTGTGACATGTTGGTTGCTGAGAAGGTTCCATCAGGGCAAAGCTCACATACGTTGTCAATGAATTCTGTGCCTATAAAAGAGGACGACATAACTGGATTCTTTCCTGAAAGTGGGGCCTAAAGGagctttcatttcagaaaggTCTCCAGCCACATCTCCCCACTATCACCACCATGTTGCAGAGCCTCTGGGTCTGTTTTATTCTGAAGCCTCCAATTCCATATGACCCTGATGGGGTAACAGCGGGAAGGGAACTCAGGTTTTGAGACTTGGACTTGCAGACCTAGGTGTAtattaggtcgacttacagccactgcagtaattacccTGGTGGTGcacgtccacactaccctccttgggCCAGCAGTGCATGTCCTAACCAGGAGGGCTTCCACCAACTGAAGAGGGGAAGCAGTGTGGGGAGCAGAGGGCCCggtctctcagctctgctggcagctccgTGCGGGGACCCTGGCTGCCCCAGAGGCTTCTAGCGGGCTGCCTCCCCACATCGTCTGTTGACACTGACATAATGAGGTCCCTTCCTAGAGTGTCATTGTAAGGCGCCTGTTTGCCTTTTCCTGCACTTCTCTGCAACCTCCCTTTCTGTCCCAGTGCAAAAATGCTACTGAACAACCTGGGTGACATGTGAATGGAACAACACCACACACTCTGCTTCTCAACAGCGGCTCccatcccaggatctcaaagaGCCAGGCTCTCAGGGCGTTAAGCTCACATCACCCCACTCAGTGTCCACCTTCAGAAACAGAGCAAAGAACCATGAGGTACTTTTGGTTAATCTGGAACTCTTGCCCTTGATCAAAGCCTTAACAACGGACCATGGCCTGGATCCACACCCACTCTCTGTAAAGGGACTTAGTGTCTACAGCACTGATGTACTCCAGTGTAATTAACGGGGATTCTGCACCAGTAGAAAATGTGTTGCTGAACAAGTCTGTAGCACTGTGGGAGCTCCAAAAGGGGTGTGTTTAGCACACTTGTCTTCCTAACAGAATTCTGTGCCCAAAGGTGGGCTCGAGGGGGCTCTGTTTCTGGTGTGAAAGCAGAAGCTGAACTCACACTGCACTGTGCTGCTGCGTAGGTGGGCTGCCAACATGTGCAAGTACAAACCCAGGGCCTCATGCAAAGTGCTGCCTGCAAGAGCATCATGTGAGTGTCCAATGACACCCAGAGGAGTCGGGGCTCCTCACAGCCTGTGACACACTTAATAACCTTGCCCCTGTGTATTTCATGCTTGTTTTACAGGGAGATGGCAGCTTTGTGTCTGGGCTGCAAGGTGAACATAGCCCAGCTCTAGGGCAGGACTCACGGCAGGGAATAGCAATTCCAGAGTGGAAGACCCCCAGCAGCTTTCTCGCTCCCACGTCCCTTCCCCTCATGTATATTGAGGGAGCTCCAGCTTGTGCGCCTCTGCTGAGCGCAGCTGGGGCAGTGTGTGCCAGGGACAGAAGCAGTCAGGACCCAAACCATTTCTGTCTCAATAGGTCAAAACCGATTCCTACATGTGACCAGTAGGCAACTCCACTCCGTCAGCAGGCTGCAGCATTCTGCACAGTCCTAAGGGGTGGCCCTGGGCAGAGCACAGTTCAGCAGAGACTCCTGCCTTTGGGAGAAAAGGTCAAAGGTGTCTCACCAGGCATTGATGGAAAGAAGTTCGCCACAGCTGTTACCTGGGCATCCAGCTCAGCACCTGCTCTGACACCACCCTGGAGCTGTGCAACTGTGTTACAAATGGCAGTCACGCTCCCTCAATGAGGGGGGCCCAGCTACAGCCCAGCCACTCTTCTGGCTGCTTCCCCAGCTCACCAACATCACCTCAGTCTCCCTTGGATCTCAGCCAGTTTGCCCTGCTCCAGATTCAGTCTGTGACTGAGAGTTTTGCCTTGGTATTACAGAAGTTATGTTGCCTTACCAAGTATTTTCACCTTAGAGCCAGGGAGGCAGACGGTGCAGGGACTACACATTTCACAGTCCCCGCCTGTAGGATGCCTGCAGAAATCGCCCGGGGCGCAGCCGCACACAGTGTTCTTCGTATAtgtgcatttttcttttaccatCAGTCTGGCTCCTAAAGGAAAGTTACATGCATCACAAATACATTTACACAGGAACTAAACAGAACAGATACAAAATCTATTGTGCACCCCCAGTCCTTGATGATCCGTGGTACAGGGCACAGGAGCTAGAAGGGTTTGTTATGATGACTCCATTTCGCAAGTGTTGCCATGTAAACAGAACCATCTGGAGCCTGATTATCTGCGGTCTTGCACCTTGtgtatttacatctgtgcaaacgGTGCATGCAAAATGCGACCAAATCAGCGTTCTCTACTCAGCTGCAGCTGAAATCGTGCTTTGCACCCACTCTGTGAATAATGACAAAGgcggtggagaatcaggctcccaGTAGCCACATATAAAGGACTTCAACCTCCAATCCAGCTGGCCACTAGAGGAGCAGGCCAATGTAGTGGGATTTTGGTGTGGTCATAACACCTGCTACAAGACCTGTCCTCCTGGCTGCCCAGCTGATCCCTATGTGCTGGGACGGCCTTTGGGGCCATAGGCAGCTAATGTAACTACAGCAGCCTGCAGGCTGCTCTAATTCATGCTGGGGATGAGGCCCTGATGGCTTCAGGAGTAGAGGACACAATGGTTGCTTACTGTCACTCATGTCACTCCTGCTTCCTGAGGTATGTGCATGTTCCTGAGCCACTGCTCATATTCTGGGATCTGAAAGGAAGGTTATAACCTTCCCAGTGTACAATACTGATCCTGagggtgcagagctgctgctctagGCCAAGAAATACCATCTGAAAGTTTGATTATAATTATTGTTTATTCTGTTTGTTCTACTTCTGCTAAATCTAGAGATCCACTTTCCTGCTGAGAAGAATCTCCCTGGACGATTCCAGAGCCCTTAATCAGTGGAAGATGTGCGACTGAAGCCCATGCACTGTGCCAGAAATCTCCACTTCAGTGATTTGCTTGAGATTGCAAGGAACTCAGTAAAAGAACTGTTAAcaaaatccaggtctcttgatCCTGGGTCCAAACAACTAGGCTGCTTTTGTATGCGTGGGCCAGGTGAGACAACTTAGAAAACACTAATTAAAATCCACCCccccatctacacacacacagaccagctTCCTTACCTGCATCGCAGACTTTACATCTCATGCACTCTGTTAGGCCATTGGGATGCTCTGTATATGTGTCATCCACACAGGGCATGCAAGTTGTGCTGCTACTTGGTTTACAATGTTTGACCACCTTGCTCcctaaagcaaacaaaacaattaGCTCCTGTGTAAACCAGGCTAATATATTTAATGCATTAATCCAGAGATTGCAAAAGCAGGTAATTGTGCATGACAAATGCACACGCTATGTGTGTGGATTATACATGTTGCACACAGCACCActagaaataaaaggtaaatgtCTCAGAACTAGATTGCCAGACCTGAAATCCTCCATTTCTGCACAACACAGGTACAGCATAGACAGAAACAATATCATAACTCACACCCCTTCCTTAGCAGCAGTATCCCTAGCACAGTCATGCTTAGACTCTGTGTAACGGACACAGGACCTTTGACAGATGCATGTGTTCCCACTGTGCCTAGTCAGGATCTTGTCCCTTTAAAAGATGCAGTTATGAGTACTGTAGTTCCTCCTAGGGGGATGGAGAATCCTCAGGTGAAGCCAGTGACTGGAGGGATCCTATGGCCAGAAAGCGCCAGGGGACTAAGGATGTCAGGTGACTGCCTGTGGCCAGGCCTATCCTACTATAAGAGGTAGATTGAgaggtgaggggctggggcagtgctggTGTCCACAGCAGCCTGCTGgacagctgcttggggcagggctgtggctggggtggggctggcagaggtCCCTGTGCGGAGGAAAGATCAGTAGGGTCCTGATACAAGGTGACTGTGAGGGTCTGAGGAAGGGCAGGAAGGGCTAGGGGATCCCAGATGCAGGGCAAAGGGTGAATACAGTGAATCCTAATGGGGACAGTGTATTGACTGTTACAGTCAATCACAGCAGAGATCTGGGTCCTGGGCAGTCAGGCCTAGAGATTGAAACGAGAGTTCAGCCAACCGGTTAGAGCTGAGTCCAGCAGGGCAGGGTCCAGGAACAAGCCAACAGTCAGTGCTGGAGTGACAGAAGCCAAGTGCAGGAGCCAGAGGGTAAAGTGGGGTTGTAGTCAGAAGGCGCAGCCAAGAGTCAGAAGCCAAAGGGTTAACCAGagtcagcggcagctccaggccccagcacgccaagcatgtgcttggggtggcatgtcgCGGGAGGCACTCTGTTGGTctccaggagggcggcaggcaggtccctttggcagcatgcctgcggagggtccgctggtctcatGGCTTCGGTAGAGGCGCGGGACctgcagaccctctgcaggcatgcctgtgggaggtccaccggagccatgagaccggcgaccggcagagtgccccccgtggcatgacgccgtgcttggggtggcaaaatgtctagagccgcccctgaccagAGTCACAGTTGGGAGGCACAGCCAAGGGTCGGGATGGGGGTCCAAAgccaggacaggggtggggtaaggACTGGAAGCcggctggagcagggctaggacagagcagggcaagcccagCTGCGGGCAGAGTGCACATCGAGCAGCCGCTGCTCTGCTGTGGGTGCCAGGCTGCTAAGCAGGAGTAGAATTGCTGATCCAGCAGCCACTCCAGTGCTGTGGCTGCCATGTCAGTTCCAAGGCGATGCAACTCGGCTTCCTGGTTCCAAAGCGATGCAACTCGGCTTCCTGGTTCCCCAGCAGCCAAGTTAGTCAAGACAGCAGGCTATCAGATGGTCCTACCTGACCTGGTCTCTGAGGAAGAGAGGTGTTACGGagaaagtgatttgcccaaagtatCACAGTACGTCTCCTTCTGTGTCCCAGGCCACAAGAACCATCCTCTCTATATCCTCCACTGACAGGTGAGTAACAAGCAATGAGATGTTTACATGGACAGATCTGTGTCCTCACCACCAGCTAGATTCACAGTAATAGAGGTGAGCAAGCTCTCCTGAGGAGGCCAGACAATTGGACTCTCTAGGGAAGGGTCATGATTTTTAAAGAAGCAATCAGATATACCTACCAGCGCCGCACATGGGACAGCATTCACCATTTATTTCATATTCGCCTGGCTCGCATTGTAGAGCTTCCAAATGAGGTAGTTGTGTCGTCAAGAAAACGACAAACATCTTtagagaagaagagaagaaagttTCTGATTCGCATCAGGGGCTGGTACCACTGTGGCACTGCTTAGCCTACCCGAGCTGGCAAGCACATTCAATGGAGATCATAATGATGAACAAGATAATAATGATGTTGTCTAGAAATGTTACCAGCGCTATTACATTTCCATGATACTTTTACAAGTTTATTATCATATTTTGTTTTACCCTCTAGGGTATTGCTGTGATGCTTTGAGAtcacaaagaaatccaattttgTCTCTTGAAATAATACATAGAGTCATTCAACTAACAGAAAGAAATGCAAATTCCAAAGAGGTCATTTTAACGTCTTTATGGTGTCACCGTTTATCTCTGTTTCTGTGCTAACGGCACCACTTGACAGCTCCACAATATACCTCATCTTTAAGTAGACATACAAAGCTTTCAAATGATGTGTGATGTGTATTTGTATAGAGAGACTACAGTACGAGGACCAAATCGGTGTTGTCTGCCACTCGCCTATCAGCCCCCTACTTTGCCATTTCCTCACTACCACTCTCCACATTCTGGgtcaaactctgctctcattgaaacCTTGAAGAATTCTACTGACTTTAGTCTGGTTGGAATCCAGCCTTTACAGCCTTGGGACATGATCCTCCATCCCTAGATCATGTGAGTGCTCAGCTCAGTTTGGTCTAATCATGTGGATCACAGTGATGGGGTTGGATTCATAGACTGCGGCCTTTGACATTTCAGCTAAAGCCGCCTTCTGTTCTGATTTTCTAAATCCAGAAGCACGGGGGATACCTTGTTAGCCACTTGGAAATCATAGTCTTTTTTCTTCCAGTATAATCTCTTTCCCTTTTACCCATGGTGTGTTTTGCGGAGTACTTGCAATACAGTTGAAATTAGCACCAGTTTCAGTTTACACTGTGACCCCCAAAATGGAAGGACTGACATATGATTGGCCATGGAAAGCCCCAAACTGAGacccagcagcacagcttctgtgTGGGCCAAGCGTTGTTCCCTGTGCTGACCTGTCCCTCCTTACAGCCATGGAAACCCTGGGAGGAAACAGCAGATACAAAACAACAAACTATGGGGATAGAGCAGCAGCAAATTCAATACAACGCACCACAAGGAGCTACTGTCCATTTAGAATCCTCAAACATTTCCCCATTCAAAGGGCAACTGTTGGGGGTaggattgtttgtttttctaaaatcggtgtctgttaaaaaaaaaattctgctaatctgcaaaatgaaaagtcaatCCACTTAGACCGCCAAGCTCCAGGCTAAGTATCCGCTGATGAGAACAAACCAAAATCTCCCAGCGGTATTTATTTCCTACTAAATTAAGgaagaaaagttttattttaaatattcatttttgttgttctttgcgGCTTCCAGCAGATGGAGCCCAACAGCTTCTAAAATGCAGAAAGATTTTCTGGAACAAGACAGTAAACAAGCTCTAATTCCACACCCTGTAGTTTGCGTTACTCAAATGgatacatgtaaaaaaaaaaatcagcttcctGGGATCTTATCATGAGTCACGGTAGATTCCCACAATCCCTCCCCGCCGCCAcatctgcaccccaaacctcccccccctccgccccgtGTCTCTGCTGGGTTTGCTGGGCAGGGCCGATCTGTCGGCTCCGTTTTATTTCAGGAGCTTTTGGGATGCACTTACCCAGAGCATGGACCTGAGAACACACCGcagagcctggctgctgctgcccccgCTGGGCATTGAGACTCTGCCCGTACGGCTCAGCGCGGCCTCCGGGTCCCGATCACTGGCTACCAGCTGCTGGCCTGAGCGAGCGCGGAGCCACCGCCCTGTCCTCGGGTGCTCGCCCCATGGATCCCCCGCGCCCCTCTCCGGGGAGCTCCCGGGCCCGCTAGCAGGACACAAGCCCAAAGTTCTGGTCCGGTTCCGACTCTGATCCAGGCCCAGCGGCCCCGCAGCAGCAGCCAAGAGACCCAGCTCGACCCTCACTGAAAGTGAAAGTGAATTCTGTAAGCAGGCGGGGACTTTCCTGGTAGGCTGGGCTTTAGGGTCATATCGTTGTAGGGAAAGAGCCATAAGGCAAACTCACCAACGGCGCCAATTAGTGGGGGCAAGGGAgagcagccccccccccgggtTTCATACAGGAGGTGCAAGCTCCCAGGTGGAGCACTCAACTGCTGCACAGGGTTAGTGTGA encodes the following:
- the LOC116815397 gene encoding tumor necrosis factor receptor superfamily member 5 isoform X1 encodes the protein MPSGGSSSQALRCVLRSMLWMFVVFLTTQLPHLEALQCEPGEYEINGECCPMCGAGSKVVKHCKPSSSTTCMPCVDDTYTEHPNGLTECMRCKVCDAGARLMVKEKCTYTKNTVCGCAPGDFCRHPTGGDCEMCSPCTVCLPGSKVKILGTEFIDNVCELCPDGTFSATNMSHSCQPWTKCEEEGMTEGKAGTATSDAVCVKRGLSATGMALIIVFLVLIVLVVAVAVYFLWRRKKRKDGLTPAQDIGACNLKPSCLSIYETDKDELNEEVMENLIRTRKEGTDAALPVQETTKNSGTSTLHST
- the LOC116815397 gene encoding tumor necrosis factor receptor superfamily member 5 isoform X2, encoding MPSGGSSSQALRCVLRSMLWMFVVFLTTQLPHLEALQCEPGEYEINGECCPMCGAGSKVVKHCKPSSSTTCMPCVDDTYTEHPNGLTECMRCKVCDAGARLMVKEKCTYTKNTVCGCAPGDFCRHPTGGDCEMCSPCTVCLPGSKVKILGTEFIDNVCELCPDGTFSATNMSHSCQPWTKCEEEGMTEGKAGTATSDAVCVKRGLSATGMALIIVFLVLIVLVVAVAVYFLWRRKKRKDGLTPAQDIGDELNEEVMENLIRTRKEGTDAALPVQETTKNSGTSTLHST
- the LOC116815397 gene encoding tumor necrosis factor receptor superfamily member 14 isoform X3, with translation MPCVDDTYTEHPNGLTECMRCKVCDAGARLMVKEKCTYTKNTVCGCAPGDFCRHPTGGDCEMCSPCTVCLPGSKVKILGTEFIDNVCELCPDGTFSATNMSHSCQPWTKCEEEGMTEGKAGTATSDAVCVKRGLSATGMALIIVFLVLIVLVVAVAVYFLWRRKKRKDGLTPAQDIGACNLKPSCLSIYETDKVGEDELNEEVMENLIRTRKEGTDAALPVQETTKNSGTSTLHST
- the LOC116815397 gene encoding tumor necrosis factor receptor superfamily member 5 isoform X4, which translates into the protein MPSGGSSSQALRCVLRSMLWMFVVFLTTQLPHLEALQCEPGEYEINGECCPMCGAGSKVVKHCKPSSSTTCMPCVDDTYTEHPNGLTECMRCKVCDAGARLMVKEKCTYTKNTVCGCAPGDFCRHPTGGDCEMCSPCTVCLPGSKVKILGTEFIDNVCELCPDGTFSATNMSHSCQPWTKCEEEGMTEGKAGTATSDAVCVKRGLSATGMALIIVFLVLIVLVVAVAVYFLWRRKKRKDGLTPAQDIGACNLKPSCLSIYETDKVGEDELNEEVMENLIRTRKEGTDAALPVQETTKNSGTSTLHST